The proteins below come from a single Dendropsophus ebraccatus isolate aDenEbr1 chromosome 15, aDenEbr1.pat, whole genome shotgun sequence genomic window:
- the SYS1 gene encoding protein SYS1 homolog yields the protein MRMAGQFRSYVWDPVLIISQIALMQFIYYGCLGLWIALLDVLIHYSPSLDQLFNYELLGFSSVHGRITMMAFILNSLSCALGLLYFIRRGKQCLDFTVTVHLFHMMGCWIYNAHFPSTITWWLLMFVCIGLMAVTGEYLCLRTELNEIPLNTSPKSNV from the coding sequence ATGAGAATGGCTGGCCAGTTCCGAAGCTATGTGTGGGATCCCGTCCTGATCATTTCTCAGATAGCATTGATGCAGTTCATCTACTATGGCTGCCTGGGCCTCTGGATTGCTTTACTGGACGTGTTGATTCACTACAGCCCTTCCCTTGACCAGCTATTTAACTATGAGCTCTTGGGATTTTCTTCTGTACACGGGAGGATCACCATGATGGCGTTCATCTTAAACTCTTTGAGCTGCGCTTTGGGACTCCTCTACTTCATCCGCAGAGGAAAGCAGTGCCTAGATTTCACTGTGACAGTCCATCTCTTCCACATGATGGGATGTTGGATCTATAACGCTCACTTTCCCAGCACAATCACTTGGTGGCTGCTGATGTTCGTATGCATCGGCCTGATGGCAGTGACTGGCGAGTATCTCTGTCTGCGGACTGAACTCAATGAAATCCCCCTCAACACTTCCCCCAAGTCTAACGTGTAG
- the LOC138774504 gene encoding putative protein FAM47C, whose product MKARMLVTHVDTATEPPVTRHPLTATGHTSPPDSHRSHVTPRQPPVTRHPLTATGHTSPPDSHRSHVTPRQPPVTRHPQTATGHTSPPDSHRSHVTLRQPPVTRHPQTATAHTSPPDSHRSHVTPRQPPLTRHPQTATAHTSPPDSHRSHVTPRQPPLTRHPQTATGHTSPPDSHRPHVTPRQPPLTRHPQTATGHTSPPDSHRSHVTPRQPPATRHPQTATGHTSPPDSHRSHVTPRQPPVTRHPLTATAHTSPPDSHRSHVTPQTATGHTSPPDSHRSHVTPRQPPVTRHPQTATGHTSPPDSHRSHVTPRQPPVTRHPQTATGHTSPPDSHRSHVTPRQPPVTRHPQTATGHTSPPDSHRSHVTP is encoded by the exons ATGAAGGCTCGCATGTTGGTGACGCATGTAGACACCGCTACcgag CCACCGGTCACACGTCACCCCCTGACAGCCACCGGTCACACGTCACCCCCAGACAGCCACCGGTCACACGTCACCCCCAGACAGCCACCGGTCACACGTCACCCCCTGACAGCCACCGGTCACACGTCACCCCCTGACAGCCACCGGTCACACGTCACCCCCAGACAGCCACCGGTCACACGTCACCCCCAGACAGCCACCGGTCACACGTCACCCCCAGACAGCCACCGGTCACACGTCACCCTCAGACAGCCACCGGTCACACGTCACCCCCAGACAGCCACCGCTCACACGTCACCCCCAGACAGCCACCGCTCACACGTCACCCCCAGACAGCCACCGCTCACACGTCACCCCCAGACAGCCACCGCTCACACGTCACCCCCAGACAGCCACCGCTCACACGTCACCCCCAGACAGCCACCGCTCACACGTCACCCCCAGACAGCCACCGGCCACACGTCACCCCCAGACAGCCACCGGCCACACGTCACCCCCAGACAGCCACCGCTCACACGTCACCCCCAGACAGCCACCGGCCACACGTCACCCCCAGACAGCCACCGCTCACACGTCACCCCCAGACAGCCACCGGCCACACGTCACCCCCAGACAGCCACCGGCCACACGTCACCCCCTGACAGCCACCGGTCACACGTCACCCCCAGACAGCCACCGGTCACACGTCACCCCCTGACAGCCACCGCTCACACGTCACCCCCTGACAGCCACCGCTCACACGTCACCCCCCAGACAGCCACCGGCCACACGTCGCCCCCTGACAGCCACCGGTCACACGTCACCCCCAGACAGCCACCGGTCACACGTCACCCCCAGACAGCCACCGGTCACACGTCACCCCCAGACAGCCACCGGTCACACGTCACCCCCAGACAGCCACCGGTCACACGTCACCCCCAGACAGCCACCGGTCACACGTCACCCCCAGACAGCCACCGGTCACACGTCACCCCCAGACAGCCACCGGTCACACGTCACCCCCAGACAGCCACCGGTCACACGTCACCCCCTGACAGCCACCGCTCACACGTCACCCCCTGA